One segment of Panicum virgatum strain AP13 chromosome 3K, P.virgatum_v5, whole genome shotgun sequence DNA contains the following:
- the LOC120701523 gene encoding uncharacterized protein At2g34160-like gives MQAVRPAAEEEEAHAQAQEQAVREEAAAEVKREVAKAHEEEAAPEEKEVAVVGEEAEAEAEAEGEVEGEVKGEAGASAKKNRIQVSTNKKPLYFYVNLAKRYMQNYDEVELSALGMAIGTVVTVAEILKNNGLATEKKILTSTIGTKDESKGRLVRKAKIEILLCKSENFNSIMSSKKSDRPKSAEEEIKV, from the exons ATGCAGGCGGTGCGCCCGgctgcggaggaggaggaggcccatGCGCAGGCGCAGGAGCAGGCGGTGAGGGAGGAGGCCGCTGCCGAGGTGAAGagggaggtggccaaggcgcacgaggaggaggcggcgccggaggagaaAGAGGTGGCGGTGgtcggggaggaggcggaggcggaggcagagGCCGAGGGGGAGGTGGAGGGGGAGGTGAAGGGGGAGGCCGGGGCGTCGGCCAAGAAGAACCGCATCCAGGTGTCCACCAACAAGAAGCCGCTCTACTTCTACGTCAATCTCGCCAAG AGGTACATGCAGAATTATGACGAGGTTGAACTCTCTGCTCTGGGGATGG CCATTGGCACCGTTGTGACTGTCGCCGAGATCCTCAAGAACAATGGCCTCGCCACCGAAAAGA AGATCCTGACATCAACTATCGGCACCAAAGACGAGTCTAAGGGTCGGCTTGTTCGTAAAGCCAAG ATCGAGATCCTGCTGTGCAAATCGGAGAACTTCAACAGCATCATGTCCAGCAAGAAATCCGACCGCCCGAAATCCGCCGAGGAAGAGATCAAGGTGTGA
- the LOC120699503 gene encoding uncharacterized protein LOC120699503, with the protein MGDGLSRTGNCSSEVLKNFSQRTAGLKLQILRVNGLAVVDVVLAGILVGIGTYRPHYQHRPIIRSLYQGATTLFLPILSYVISDSASAYSAFGKPQMYSFQSSAGIEIQYKIICYTHWLRSLGIILAVLVLIVAINTCAIVAADEREGRLNTGLPVILLVRAIWTSYLGVPVILPMRAVFQCLISLMFALVYAKITLRCCTLQVARSSVALGRSPRLIAGYMKHLRDGIQLGIRAADHFPPPLILMGEDRLEVERQPYGFIFKTMGDQQDGMTTTATSNNGLVTIDRVWRLDNTLLTSEPWLKDVCLGFSLFKLLRCRFAGYTAAEAGFPEAYSFCLHVLLKDRDHERALAIITEELSFLHAYYYSSTAVLYSNRWMPMLNISASLLTIGCCLLLAGLVMARVILQPQVICHIWCGLHSSDLNKDFNKSFGHIVFEMVPVLILLVVVVLGEARHVASYICSNWTKVALICHLVVDNHGALQQSPTLQKWIRRVLQCRCTRLMKHWDDRMDQCSVLALHSRTDPVALGMRLLRLPDKKNKVKVPKAVTKAIVNTLRSNNGLLTHPSACLHPSLGVGDEGKSISGLILMWHIATSILGVRHQHHRPLSEDMVITTHLSRYCAYLVAYVPELLPDDDEWCTSLYKAVKKDSERALAGGGLAAVATEPEYDKLVLLLQERAEHEVLRDGLKLGRELAELPEGEEAAWKWLARFWAGMILYIAPSDNLAGHAAAIARGGELITLVWALLVHAGIAARPSATGTV; encoded by the coding sequence ATGGGCGATGGACTCTCCAGAACCGGAAACTGCTCATCAGAAGTACTGAAAAACTTCTCCCAGCGCACGGCAGGGCTAAAATTGCAGATATTGCGAGTCAACGGTCTCGCCGTCGTCGACGTGGTCCTTGCCGGGATCCTGGTCGGAATAGGCACCTACAGACCTCACTATCAGCACCGCCCCATCATTCGCAGCCTATATCAGGGAGCCACCACCTTGTTCTTGCCCATCCTCTCCTATGTCATCTCTGATTCCGCATCCGCCTACTCGGCCTTTGGCAAGCCGCAAATGTACAGCTTCCAGAGCTCTGCTGGTATTGAAATTCAATACAAAATCATCTGCTATACACATTGGCTCAGGTCCCTAGGCATAATCTTGGCAGTCCTTGTCCTGATTGTTGCTATCAATACGTGTGCAATAGTCGCTGCTGATGAAAGAGAAGGCCGTCTCAACACGGGCCTCCCTGTGATACTGCTGGTACGAGCAATCTGGACCTCCTACCTTGGGGTGCCAGTGATACTACCAATGAGGGCCGTCTTTCAGTGTCTCATATCCTTGATGTTTGCACTTGTCTATGCTAAAATCACACTGAGGTGTTGCACATTGCAAGTGGCCAGGAGTTCCGTTGCTCTTGGGCGCAGCCCCCGTCTCATCGCCGGATACATGAAGCATCTTCGAGATGGAATCCAGCTTGGTATCCGAGCAGCTGACCATTTTCCTCCTCCACTTATACTCATGGGAGAGGACAGGCTTGAGGTGGAGAGGCAGCCTTACGGTTTCATCTTCAAAACGATGGGTGACCAACAAGACGGCATGACAACGACCGCAACAAGCAACAATGGCTTGGTGACCATTGACAGAGTGTGGCGGTTGGACAACACACTTCTGACGTCAGAGCCGTGGCTCAAAGATGTATGCCTGGGGTTCTCATTGTTCAAGTTGTTGCGGTGTCGATTTGCAGGCTACACAGCTGCTGAAGCTGGTTTCCCGGAAGCCTACAGCTTCTGCTTACATGTGCTGCTCAAGGACAGGGATCATGAGAGAGCCCTTGCGATCATCACTGAGGAACTGTCTTTCCTGCACGCCTATTACTATTCATCAACCGCAGTACTCTACTCAAATCGTTGGATGCCCATGCTGAACATCTCTGCTTCGCTCTTGACCATAGGTTGCTGCTTGTTACTTGCTGGATTGGTGATGGCACGTGTCATACTACAACCTCAGGTCATATGTCATATCTGGTGTGGTCTGCATTCATCTGACCTAAACAAGGATTTCAACAAAAGCTTCGGACATATAGTGTTTGAAATGGTTCCGGTTCTAATACTCCTTGTGGTAGTTGTGCTCGGTGAGGCAAGGCATGTTGCTTCCTACATCTGCTCCAACTGGACCAAAGTAGCCCTCATCTGTCACCTCGTGGTAGATAACCATGGTGCCTTGCAGCAATCTCCTACCTTGCAGAAGTGGATCAGGCGCGTGCTGCAATGCCGGTGCACGCGGCTGATGAAGCACTGGGATGACAGAATGGACCAGTGCTCGGTGCTGGCGCTCCACTCAAGAACAGATCCGGTTGCTCTCGGCATGCGTCTCCTACGCCTCCCcgacaaaaagaacaaagtcAAGGTGCCGAAGGCGGTGACGAAGGCGATTGTCAATACACTCAGAAGCAACAATGGGCTCCTGACCCATCCCTCAGCATGTTTGCACCCGAGCCTGGGAGTAGGAGATGAGGGTAAATCTATCTCTGGCCTCATACTCATGTGGCACATTGCTACAAGCATCCTTGGGGTGAGGCACCAGCACCACCGGCCTCTCTCTGAGGACATGGTGATCACCACACACTTGTCCAGGTACTGCGCGTACTTGGTGGCGTACGTGCCGGAGCTGCTCCCTGACGACGACGAGTGGTGCACGAGCCTGTACAAGGCCGTCAAGAAGGACTCCGAGCGCGCTCTTGCCGGCGGCGGGCTAGCGGCGGTGGCGACAGAGCCGGAGTACGACaagctggtgctgctgctgcaggaaaGGGCGGAGCACGAGGTGCTCAGGGATGGCCTGAAGCTTGGCAGGGAGCTGGCAGAGCTGCCggaaggcgaggaggcggcgtggAAGTGGTTGGCTAGGTTTTGGGCAGGGATGATCTTGTACATCGCTCCGTCCGACAACCTTGCCGGGCACGCGGCGGCGATTGCCCGTGGCGGCGAGCTGATAACACTGGTCTGGGCGCTGCTCGTGCACGCCGGGATCGCCGCTAGGCCAAGCGCAACGGGCACAGTTTGA